The Haloplanus salinarum genome includes a region encoding these proteins:
- a CDS encoding DUF7315 family membrane protein, whose translation MTDSSDDEASGESADVDGPTTTEGGRRDVVVPMRLYKTVTVFSTLIAVAGVVFGFVLLDAATIRLSLLRRLLIGLLGALGVTPPSTVLSAVLAVAGLVSITVGAGVYVLGTRFRARGMGNPQEDADESSDNG comes from the coding sequence ATGACCGATTCTTCGGACGACGAGGCGAGCGGCGAGTCCGCCGACGTCGACGGACCCACGACCACCGAGGGCGGCCGCCGCGACGTGGTCGTCCCCATGCGCCTCTACAAGACGGTCACCGTCTTCTCGACGCTCATCGCCGTCGCCGGTGTCGTTTTCGGGTTCGTCCTGCTCGACGCGGCGACGATCAGGCTCAGCCTCCTGCGACGTCTCCTGATCGGACTGCTCGGTGCTCTCGGCGTCACGCCGCCGTCGACGGTACTGAGCGCGGTCCTCGCCGTCGCGGGGCTCGTCTCCATCACCGTCGGCGCCGGCGTGTACGTTCTCGGGACGCGGTTTCGCGCCCGCGGAATGGGAAACCCTCAAGAGGACGCCGACGAATCCTCAGATAATGGCTGA
- a CDS encoding DUF7563 family protein translates to MPKCDNCESVVTEQYVRVFSPTHLDTVRVCPRCEDLVRDGSEARAARSKR, encoded by the coding sequence ATGCCGAAGTGTGACAACTGCGAGTCCGTCGTGACGGAGCAGTACGTTCGCGTGTTTTCACCGACCCACCTCGACACCGTGCGGGTCTGTCCGCGGTGTGAGGACTTGGTCCGGGACGGGAGCGAGGCCCGCGCTGCGCGCTCGAAGCGGTAG
- a CDS encoding diadenylate cyclase, with product MTEFVAPIGTNRWPVENCATVFAETDTFLETARTVALSRDGAVVVHRDGTIAEGMVRVDQLSPGERRRTDELPHAGWMGARHMSALETSIREEVIAAITLSEENGRVTVFTDGTFEDFPATSLLAD from the coding sequence ATGACCGAGTTCGTGGCTCCGATAGGCACGAACCGCTGGCCGGTCGAGAACTGTGCCACCGTCTTCGCCGAGACCGACACGTTCCTCGAGACCGCACGGACGGTGGCGTTGTCCCGCGACGGCGCGGTCGTCGTTCACCGCGACGGTACCATCGCGGAGGGGATGGTGCGAGTCGATCAGCTCTCGCCCGGCGAGCGCCGACGGACCGACGAGCTTCCCCACGCGGGGTGGATGGGCGCCCGTCACATGAGCGCGCTGGAAACCTCGATCCGCGAGGAGGTGATCGCCGCCATCACGCTGAGCGAGGAGAACGGGCGGGTGACGGTGTTCACCGACGGCACGTTCGAGGATTTCCCGGCGACGTCCCTGCTGGCCGATTGA
- a CDS encoding TrmB family transcriptional regulator, with amino-acid sequence MTTDPSQDPQSAAIEQLEQFGLSSYAARTFVALASLGTGTARDVSEASEVPRTRVYDAIDELHDRGLVDVQQSSPKRFWAISAETASRSFEHELRHRTDVLRTALTELEPIERRDSQRGVWTVDGQPAVTERVVEFFGDAESEIVYMTVGELLTDGLIEALSGAAERDVSIKLGGVSADVQERIQDEIPGATMFESLWVWSETPAARLMMIDGEKTLVSALVNGVDASPSDARSETAIWGEGEANSLVAVLKAIFTWRLDAVERDT; translated from the coding sequence ATGACCACCGACCCCAGCCAAGACCCGCAGTCCGCCGCCATCGAGCAACTCGAACAGTTCGGCTTGAGTTCGTACGCCGCACGGACGTTCGTCGCGCTCGCCAGCCTCGGCACCGGGACGGCCAGAGACGTCAGTGAGGCGTCCGAAGTGCCACGAACCCGCGTGTACGACGCCATCGACGAACTCCACGACCGGGGACTCGTCGACGTCCAGCAGTCCTCGCCCAAACGGTTCTGGGCCATCTCCGCCGAAACCGCGAGCCGGTCCTTCGAACACGAACTCCGACACCGGACGGACGTCCTGCGGACCGCACTGACCGAACTGGAACCGATCGAGCGGCGGGACTCACAGCGCGGCGTCTGGACGGTCGACGGCCAGCCCGCAGTCACGGAACGGGTCGTGGAGTTTTTCGGCGACGCGGAGTCGGAGATCGTCTACATGACGGTCGGGGAGTTGCTCACCGACGGCCTGATCGAGGCGCTGAGCGGCGCCGCGGAACGGGACGTCTCGATCAAGCTCGGCGGCGTTTCGGCGGACGTCCAGGAGCGTATTCAAGACGAGATCCCCGGGGCGACGATGTTCGAGTCGCTGTGGGTCTGGTCGGAGACGCCGGCCGCCCGGCTCATGATGATCGACGGGGAGAAGACGCTCGTGAGCGCGCTCGTCAACGGGGTGGACGCGAGCCCCTCCGACGCGCGCTCTGAGACCGCCATCTGGGGCGAAGGCGAGGCAAACAGTCTGGTCGCCGTGCTGAAAGCGATCTTCACGTGGCGACTCGACGCCGTTGAGAGGGATACCTGA
- a CDS encoding DUF7314 family protein, giving the protein MADEFIKGLGIFTGAGLGWIVLAGWYRTPSFESTRQLVSPVSPTPANADLFNLLAIGLMDVLFWFALLGPLAFWVLLPAARQTRKAVEDRRNA; this is encoded by the coding sequence ATGGCTGACGAATTCATCAAGGGGCTCGGCATCTTCACCGGCGCCGGCCTCGGCTGGATCGTGCTCGCCGGCTGGTACCGCACGCCGAGTTTCGAGAGCACCCGACAGCTCGTGAGCCCGGTGTCGCCCACCCCGGCGAACGCGGACCTGTTCAACCTGCTTGCGATCGGGCTGATGGACGTGCTCTTCTGGTTCGCGCTCCTCGGCCCGCTGGCGTTCTGGGTTCTGCTCCCCGCCGCCAGACAGACGCGCAAGGCGGTCGAAGATCGGCGGAACGCCTGA
- a CDS encoding Zn-ribbon domain-containing OB-fold protein, translated as MTDENAGYDEWLEAIDDGEGYSLVCPSGHGSLPPRRVCPDCGSPDLDRTPLPETGTVETFTVCYVAAPDFADEEPYATAIADFGDVRLTGVVRGVDPEDVSVGTVVEPAIGTNETTGDDLLVLRTR; from the coding sequence ATGACCGACGAGAACGCGGGGTACGACGAGTGGCTCGAAGCCATCGACGACGGCGAGGGCTACTCCCTGGTCTGTCCCTCGGGACACGGCTCGCTCCCGCCCCGGCGGGTGTGTCCCGACTGTGGCTCCCCGGACCTCGACCGAACGCCGCTGCCGGAGACGGGCACCGTCGAGACGTTCACGGTGTGTTACGTCGCCGCCCCGGACTTCGCCGACGAGGAGCCGTACGCCACCGCCATCGCCGACTTCGGCGACGTGCGCCTCACGGGCGTCGTCCGCGGGGTCGACCCCGAGGACGTGTCCGTCGGGACCGTCGTCGAACCGGCCATCGGAACCAACGAGACGACCGGGGACGACCTGCTAGTGTTGCGGACGCGCTGA
- a CDS encoding cobalamin B12-binding domain-containing protein, producing the protein MSAGQEQRTIRCLVAKVGLDGHDRGAHVIARAFRDAGFEVIYSGLHRAPEEIVQAAVQEDVDVLGISILSGAHNTLVPTVIEGLKEYGAFEDTLVIVGGIVPDEDREDLMAAGVAEVFGPGTPMQDTIDFVRDNVPHR; encoded by the coding sequence ATGAGCGCAGGGCAGGAACAGCGGACCATCCGGTGTCTCGTCGCCAAGGTCGGTCTCGACGGCCACGACCGGGGCGCCCACGTCATCGCCCGGGCGTTCCGGGACGCCGGCTTCGAGGTCATCTACTCCGGCCTCCACCGCGCGCCGGAGGAGATCGTCCAGGCGGCGGTCCAGGAGGACGTGGACGTCCTCGGCATCTCCATCCTCTCGGGCGCGCACAACACGCTGGTGCCGACGGTGATCGAGGGGCTGAAGGAGTACGGCGCCTTCGAGGACACCCTCGTCATCGTCGGCGGGATCGTCCCCGACGAGGACCGCGAGGACCTGATGGCGGCGGGCGTCGCCGAGGTGTTCGGCCCGGGGACGCCGATGCAGGACACCATCGACTTCGTCCGCGACAACGTCCCGCACCGATGA
- a CDS encoding M28 family metallopeptidase, protein MHGWIGETFTSDVGWSHLERLADIGDRMAGSPGEREALTATRDALADLGARDAHVETFDVQGWVRGSSGIETPSGETESIALPRSPAGAATGRLVDCGDGLPADFETDLDGAVVVASSTVPDHYDRFVHRREKYYRAAEAGAAAFVFRNDTPGCLAPTGSVGTDDTPLGPIPAVGVSREVGTRLVRRHEGERVTVRVDCETPDATSGVVRADIGPDTDRAVHLTSHVDAHDIAEGAVDNAAGTATVLEVVRALLARDADLSRRVRIVCFGAEEVGLRGSKREAERIDPDAVQALVNCDGVCRGRTLQWYTHGFQALGDAVRDVADRFGHPVSVRPSQHPHSDHWPFVARGFPALLVSSEGDDRGRGWGHTRADTLDKLERRTLREGAILVTGVVAALADADRIDRRSPEGVAADLEREDLAAGMRATGDWPF, encoded by the coding sequence ATGCACGGCTGGATCGGCGAGACGTTCACGAGCGACGTCGGGTGGTCGCATCTGGAGCGACTGGCCGACATCGGCGACCGGATGGCCGGGAGTCCCGGCGAGCGCGAAGCGCTGACCGCGACCCGCGACGCCCTCGCCGACCTCGGCGCCCGGGACGCACACGTCGAGACGTTCGACGTCCAGGGGTGGGTTCGGGGATCGAGCGGGATCGAGACGCCGAGTGGCGAGACGGAGTCGATCGCCCTGCCGCGGAGTCCCGCCGGCGCCGCGACCGGCCGCCTCGTCGACTGTGGTGACGGCCTGCCCGCGGACTTCGAGACCGACCTCGACGGCGCGGTCGTCGTCGCCTCCTCGACGGTTCCGGACCACTACGACCGGTTCGTCCACCGCCGCGAGAAGTACTACCGCGCCGCCGAGGCCGGCGCCGCCGCCTTCGTCTTCCGCAACGACACGCCCGGCTGTCTGGCGCCCACGGGCAGCGTCGGCACCGACGACACGCCGCTCGGCCCCATCCCCGCGGTCGGCGTCAGCCGGGAGGTCGGCACGCGGCTCGTCCGCCGACACGAGGGCGAGCGCGTCACCGTCCGTGTCGACTGCGAGACACCCGACGCCACGAGCGGCGTCGTCCGTGCCGATATCGGCCCCGACACCGACCGTGCGGTCCACCTGACCAGCCACGTCGACGCCCACGACATCGCCGAGGGCGCCGTCGACAACGCCGCGGGCACGGCCACCGTCCTCGAGGTGGTGCGCGCACTCCTCGCGCGCGACGCCGACCTCTCCCGGCGGGTCCGGATCGTCTGTTTCGGCGCCGAGGAGGTCGGCCTCCGGGGGTCGAAACGCGAGGCCGAACGGATCGACCCCGACGCCGTCCAGGCGCTGGTCAACTGCGACGGCGTCTGTCGCGGCCGGACGCTCCAGTGGTACACCCACGGCTTCCAGGCGCTCGGCGACGCGGTCAGGGACGTCGCCGACCGCTTCGGCCACCCCGTCTCCGTCCGCCCGAGCCAGCACCCACACAGCGACCACTGGCCCTTCGTCGCGCGCGGGTTCCCCGCGCTCCTCGTCTCGAGCGAGGGCGACGACCGGGGACGGGGCTGGGGACACACCCGCGCGGACACGCTCGACAAACTCGAACGACGGACGCTGCGGGAGGGGGCCATCCTCGTGACGGGCGTCGTCGCCGCCCTCGCGGACGCCGACCGGATCGACCGCCGGTCGCCCGAGGGCGTCGCCGCCGACCTGGAGCGCGAGGACCTCGCGGCCGGCATGCGCGCGACCGGCGACTGGCCGTTCTGA
- a CDS encoding HalOD1 output domain-containing protein, with protein sequence MEYDIGPNESTSTAVVRAVSAVEGRDPRSMRPLTDVLDPDALDALFGPRHDGTPRPGGSLTFVYSRCRVTVDNGEYLTLHPIDPRTRDRRDAEIVEADLGDESATG encoded by the coding sequence ATGGAGTACGACATCGGACCGAACGAGTCGACGAGTACGGCCGTGGTGCGTGCGGTGAGTGCGGTCGAAGGCCGCGACCCACGGTCGATGCGGCCGCTCACTGACGTACTCGATCCGGACGCGCTGGACGCCCTGTTCGGTCCCCGACACGACGGAACCCCCCGGCCGGGTGGCAGTCTCACGTTCGTCTACAGCAGGTGCCGGGTCACGGTCGACAACGGGGAGTACCTCACGCTCCACCCGATCGATCCCCGGACCCGCGACCGACGCGACGCCGAGATCGTCGAGGCGGACCTCGGTGACGAATCGGCGACCGGGTGA
- a CDS encoding DUF7313 family protein, which translates to MQPLQFVVPVGALDALEPYIAHVVLALVVVNMLTRIRAHSVHAAQVDDGADELSRYLPHSLSTILLVLASFVFLLVEPHGGMVMSVIAVGLLLTDFFEFESRQVEARNDMTFERPKGAVAASLLALLYAGYQSLFVVIEPVWSAIV; encoded by the coding sequence ATGCAACCGCTACAGTTCGTCGTCCCGGTCGGCGCTCTCGACGCGCTCGAACCGTACATCGCGCACGTGGTGCTGGCGCTGGTGGTGGTGAACATGCTCACGCGGATTCGGGCCCACTCCGTCCATGCCGCGCAGGTCGATGACGGTGCCGATGAACTGAGCCGGTACCTCCCCCACTCGCTGTCGACCATCCTGCTCGTCCTCGCCTCGTTCGTGTTCCTGCTCGTCGAGCCGCACGGCGGGATGGTCATGTCGGTCATCGCCGTCGGCCTGCTCCTGACCGACTTCTTCGAGTTCGAGTCCCGGCAGGTCGAGGCCCGAAACGACATGACCTTCGAACGCCCCAAGGGCGCCGTCGCGGCGTCGCTGCTCGCCCTGCTGTACGCAGGCTACCAGAGCCTGTTCGTCGTCATCGAACCCGTCTGGAGCGCCATCGTCTGA
- a CDS encoding ATP-NAD kinase, which yields MNVAVRGDDGTVAAAVGVAGASLVAEDGDRHADVVVAVGDDAVRSVTADPPDAPVLPVTTAGGRHRVARPALSGALAALVAGDGRRESHPVLGVRRDGAVVARALRDVALVTDAPASISEYAVAAGGTRLDTVRADGMVVATPLGSDGYAAAAGGAVLEAGAGVAVVPISPFSTAPDHRVVDPGTGLDLSVEREGAVALFADGVRRDTVDAGVDLRIERVGSVDLVTADVGRGPDGPGVGTDTG from the coding sequence GTGAACGTCGCCGTCAGGGGCGACGACGGGACCGTCGCGGCGGCGGTGGGCGTCGCCGGGGCGTCGCTCGTCGCCGAGGACGGGGACCGACACGCGGACGTCGTCGTGGCCGTCGGCGACGACGCCGTCCGCTCGGTCACGGCCGATCCGCCGGACGCGCCCGTCCTCCCCGTGACGACCGCGGGGGGTCGACACCGCGTCGCCCGTCCGGCTCTGTCGGGTGCACTCGCCGCGCTGGTCGCGGGCGACGGCCGTCGCGAGTCACATCCCGTCCTCGGCGTTCGTCGCGACGGGGCCGTCGTCGCCCGCGCGCTCCGGGACGTCGCCCTCGTCACCGACGCCCCGGCGAGCATCTCGGAGTACGCCGTCGCGGCGGGAGGGACGCGCCTCGATACCGTCCGGGCCGACGGGATGGTCGTCGCGACGCCGCTCGGCAGCGACGGCTACGCCGCCGCGGCGGGTGGGGCGGTCCTCGAAGCCGGCGCGGGCGTCGCCGTCGTCCCGATTTCGCCGTTCTCGACGGCGCCGGACCACCGCGTCGTCGACCCGGGGACGGGACTCGACCTGTCGGTTGAACGCGAGGGGGCGGTCGCGCTCTTCGCCGACGGCGTCCGCCGCGACACCGTCGACGCCGGGGTCGACCTCCGGATCGAACGCGTCGGCTCGGTCGACCTGGTGACCGCGGACGTCGGCCGCGGCCCCGATGGCCCCGGCGTCGGCACCGATACCGGATAG
- a CDS encoding alpha/beta fold hydrolase, which produces MKLRRLGGALLGLGAATAVTDRVLRDAAGELEPALDATERTYSWRGMDVAYAEAGDPDDPDLVCLHGINAAGSSGEFREVFGTLAETHHVVAPDLPGFGRSDRPPLRYSAALYEDFVADFLDEFDAPAVVASSLSGAYVARALTPGVDVESLVLVCPTTVGGPDPPKAWLRELLRAPVVGTALFDALVSKPSIRYFNADHAYADPDVVSAEWTDYQWRTTHQPNARFAVASFVAGDCNSSLDLDATLRDADAPVTVVWGRDATLPPLSRGRELAEAADARLVVFDHAKLLPHVEYPEEFVETVVSAV; this is translated from the coding sequence ATGAAGCTCAGACGCCTCGGGGGTGCCCTCCTCGGACTGGGGGCGGCGACCGCCGTCACCGACCGCGTCCTCCGGGACGCGGCGGGCGAACTCGAACCCGCCCTCGACGCGACCGAGCGGACGTACAGCTGGCGGGGGATGGACGTCGCCTACGCGGAGGCCGGCGACCCCGACGACCCGGACCTGGTCTGTCTACACGGGATCAACGCCGCCGGCTCGAGCGGCGAGTTCCGCGAGGTGTTCGGGACGCTCGCGGAGACACACCACGTCGTCGCCCCCGACCTGCCGGGGTTCGGCCGCTCGGATCGGCCGCCGCTTCGCTACTCCGCGGCGCTCTACGAGGACTTCGTCGCCGACTTCCTCGACGAGTTCGACGCGCCGGCGGTCGTCGCGTCGTCGCTCTCCGGTGCCTACGTCGCCCGGGCGCTGACGCCCGGCGTCGACGTCGAATCGCTCGTCCTCGTCTGTCCGACGACCGTCGGCGGTCCGGATCCGCCGAAGGCGTGGCTCCGCGAACTCCTGCGTGCGCCGGTCGTCGGGACGGCGCTGTTCGACGCGCTGGTCTCCAAACCCTCGATCCGGTATTTCAACGCCGACCACGCCTACGCCGATCCGGACGTGGTGTCCGCCGAGTGGACCGACTACCAGTGGCGAACCACCCACCAGCCGAACGCCCGCTTTGCCGTCGCCTCCTTCGTCGCCGGCGACTGCAACTCGTCGCTCGACCTCGATGCGACCCTCCGGGACGCGGACGCGCCAGTGACCGTCGTCTGGGGACGCGACGCGACGCTCCCGCCGCTGTCGCGGGGGCGGGAGTTGGCCGAGGCGGCCGACGCGCGGCTGGTCGTGTTCGATCACGCGAAACTCCTGCCACACGTCGAGTATCCCGAGGAGTTCGTCGAGACGGTCGTTTCGGCCGTCTGA
- the meaB gene encoding methylmalonyl Co-A mutase-associated GTPase MeaB, protein MSEADAEEPELVADVLDGDHRALARTISKIEDRAPGYRDIVSALHTHTGDAEVIGVTGSPGAGKSTLVDKLAKTYRDRGLTVGVIAVDPSSPYTGGAVLGDRIRMASNVGDMDVFFRSMSARGQLGGLSTATADAVKALDAFGKDRIVVETVGAGQNEVDVVRTADSVVVLVQPGSGDDVQMLKAGILEIGDVFVVNKADMDGAATTVSDLREMLHMRDGTTAGAGHHGAGTTADGSDGDEDEGWDPRIVETVATEGEGVAALIDALDAHYDHLRSTGELDRRARTRTAEEIRRLLRSDAADLLEEEIDRHGGMATLVDEVRARETDPYTVVDRLLDPLADCVRERRERDDPAE, encoded by the coding sequence ATGAGCGAGGCCGACGCCGAGGAGCCGGAACTGGTCGCCGACGTCCTCGACGGCGACCACCGAGCGCTCGCCCGCACCATCTCGAAGATCGAGGACCGCGCTCCCGGCTACCGCGACATCGTCTCGGCGCTTCACACCCACACGGGCGACGCGGAGGTGATCGGCGTCACCGGCAGCCCGGGCGCCGGTAAGTCCACGCTGGTCGACAAACTCGCGAAGACCTACCGGGACCGCGGGCTCACCGTCGGCGTCATCGCGGTCGATCCCTCCTCGCCGTACACGGGCGGGGCGGTCCTCGGCGACCGCATCCGGATGGCCTCGAACGTCGGCGACATGGACGTCTTCTTCCGGTCGATGAGCGCCCGCGGCCAGCTGGGCGGGCTCTCGACGGCCACCGCCGACGCCGTCAAGGCCCTCGACGCCTTCGGCAAGGACCGGATCGTCGTCGAGACGGTCGGCGCCGGCCAGAACGAGGTCGACGTCGTCCGGACCGCCGACAGCGTGGTCGTCCTCGTCCAACCCGGCAGCGGCGACGACGTCCAGATGCTCAAGGCCGGCATCCTCGAGATCGGCGACGTGTTCGTCGTCAACAAGGCCGACATGGACGGCGCCGCGACCACCGTCTCGGACCTCCGGGAGATGCTCCACATGCGCGACGGGACGACGGCGGGTGCCGGCCACCACGGCGCGGGCACGACGGCCGACGGGAGCGACGGGGACGAGGACGAGGGGTGGGATCCCCGCATCGTCGAGACCGTCGCGACCGAGGGCGAGGGGGTCGCGGCGCTGATCGACGCCCTCGACGCCCACTACGACCACCTCCGGTCGACCGGCGAACTCGACCGGCGCGCGCGGACCCGCACCGCCGAGGAGATCCGGCGGCTACTCCGGTCCGACGCGGCCGATCTCTTGGAGGAGGAGATCGATCGCCACGGCGGGATGGCGACGCTCGTCGACGAGGTGCGCGCCCGCGAGACCGACCCCTACACCGTCGTCGACCGGCTCCTCGACCCCCTCGCCGACTGCGTCCGCGAGCGTCGCGAGCGCGACGACCCGGCCGAGTGA
- a CDS encoding thiolase domain-containing protein, with protein sequence MTGVRVAGVGLTQFGRQPERTGRDLFAEAALAAREDAGVPGDEIEEINYGNFMGSLAERQGHQAPLMAEMVGVNCPATRYEEACASAGVAVREAVRTVRSGEADVVLAGGCERMTNLSTAAVTEGLATAADDLYEIRAGITFPSAYALMARAYFDRFGGSREDLAHVAVKNHDNALPNEYAQFHREITVEEALDAPMVADPLGLLDACPVTDGASAVVFVSEEYAEANDLDAPVSVTGSGQGGDNLALQSREHLAVTPATERAASEAYAEAGREPADVDLVEVHDCFTIAEVMAIEGLGFYETGEGIGAARRGETTATGDRPVNLSGGLKAKGHPVGATGGSQIAEMTRLLRGDHPNSDHVSDATVGVTHNAGGTVASAVVHVLEVDR encoded by the coding sequence ATGACAGGCGTTCGAGTCGCCGGCGTCGGGTTGACGCAGTTCGGCCGACAGCCGGAGCGTACCGGTCGCGATCTGTTCGCCGAGGCCGCCCTCGCGGCGCGCGAGGACGCCGGCGTCCCCGGGGACGAAATCGAGGAGATCAACTACGGGAACTTCATGGGCTCGCTGGCCGAGCGCCAGGGCCACCAGGCACCGCTGATGGCGGAGATGGTCGGGGTGAACTGCCCGGCGACCCGGTACGAGGAGGCGTGTGCCTCCGCCGGCGTGGCGGTCCGCGAGGCCGTCCGCACGGTCCGCTCGGGCGAGGCCGACGTGGTGCTCGCCGGCGGCTGTGAGCGCATGACCAACCTCTCGACGGCGGCCGTCACCGAGGGGCTGGCGACCGCCGCCGACGACCTCTACGAGATCAGGGCGGGGATCACCTTCCCCAGCGCGTACGCCCTGATGGCGCGGGCCTACTTCGATCGGTTCGGCGGGTCGCGCGAGGACCTCGCCCACGTCGCCGTGAAGAACCACGACAACGCCCTCCCCAACGAGTACGCCCAGTTCCACCGCGAGATCACGGTCGAGGAGGCGCTCGACGCACCGATGGTGGCCGACCCGCTCGGCCTCCTCGACGCCTGTCCCGTGACCGACGGCGCGAGCGCCGTCGTGTTCGTCAGCGAGGAGTACGCCGAGGCGAACGACCTCGACGCACCGGTGTCGGTGACCGGATCCGGACAGGGCGGCGACAACCTCGCCCTCCAGTCCCGCGAGCACCTCGCGGTCACGCCGGCGACGGAGCGCGCCGCGAGCGAGGCGTACGCCGAGGCGGGCCGCGAACCCGCCGACGTGGACCTCGTCGAGGTCCACGACTGCTTCACCATCGCCGAAGTGATGGCCATCGAGGGGCTCGGCTTCTACGAGACGGGCGAGGGCATCGGCGCCGCGCGCCGCGGCGAGACGACGGCGACCGGCGACCGCCCCGTGAACCTCTCCGGGGGGCTGAAGGCCAAGGGCCACCCGGTCGGCGCCACCGGCGGCAGTCAGATCGCCGAGATGACCCGGCTCCTCCGGGGCGATCACCCCAACAGCGACCACGTCTCGGACGCGACGGTCGGCGTCACCCACAACGCGGGCGGGACGGTGGCCTCCGCCGTCGTCCACGTCCTGGAGGTGGACCGATGA
- a CDS encoding TrmB family transcriptional regulator yields MNVSENIEEAIEALQQLGLKEYEARCYVGLSQLETGTAKRLSEMTEVPRTRVYDAIRVLEAQGLVQIQHSNPQQFRAVSLDEATETLRDQYEARVERLHDALETVEIVDSDDEEPVQQVWAMAGNDAIENRTEELIETATDEIVLVIGDESLLTEDLVATLNEVGNGVELLIGALTEPLQERIQAAVPDATTFISGLEWLHGATGSQDETAIGRLLLVDRSTILVSSIMPDSKAEQAIFGEGFGNGLVVIARRLMAQGLLTQRDPAV; encoded by the coding sequence ATGAACGTATCCGAAAACATAGAAGAAGCGATCGAAGCACTCCAGCAACTCGGGCTGAAGGAGTACGAGGCACGGTGTTACGTGGGGTTGTCTCAGTTAGAGACCGGCACGGCGAAGAGACTCAGCGAGATGACCGAAGTGCCCCGGACGCGGGTGTACGACGCGATCCGCGTGCTGGAAGCACAGGGGCTGGTCCAGATTCAGCATTCGAATCCACAGCAGTTCCGCGCCGTCTCGCTGGACGAGGCGACCGAGACGCTCCGCGACCAGTACGAGGCCCGCGTCGAACGCCTGCACGACGCCCTCGAAACGGTCGAAATCGTCGACAGCGACGACGAGGAACCGGTCCAGCAGGTGTGGGCGATGGCCGGAAACGACGCGATCGAAAACCGGACTGAAGAGCTCATCGAGACGGCCACCGACGAAATCGTCCTCGTCATCGGCGACGAATCGCTGCTGACCGAGGACCTCGTCGCCACCCTCAACGAGGTCGGGAACGGCGTCGAGTTGCTCATCGGTGCCCTGACCGAACCGCTCCAGGAACGGATTCAGGCCGCCGTCCCCGACGCCACGACGTTCATCTCCGGACTGGAGTGGTTACACGGTGCGACCGGTAGCCAGGACGAGACCGCGATCGGCCGTCTGTTGCTGGTCGACCGCTCGACGATCCTCGTCAGTTCCATCATGCCGGATTCGAAGGCCGAACAGGCCATCTTCGGGGAGGGGTTCGGGAACGGCCTCGTCGTGATCGCCCGCCGACTCATGGCACAGGGACTCCTAACCCAGCGCGATCCCGCCGTCTGA